Proteins encoded within one genomic window of Aurantiacibacter spongiae:
- a CDS encoding methyltransferase domain-containing protein, with protein sequence MNLENSRRYYGKVLGGSADLRTDACCTFETPPDAVRNALANVHEEVKARYYGCGLVVPQLLDGCRVLDLGSGSGQDAYLLAQLVGPDGHVTGVDATPEQLAVARAHLDWHADRFGYANVDFVEGDIERLDELGLEPASFDVIVSNCVINLVADKPAVFAAAHRLLKPGGELYFSDVYADRRVPAHLRDDPVLHGECLSGALYWGDFDRIAKAAGFADPRLVTDRPLAIGDADVAAKLGSIAFVSATYRLFRLGDLEPQCEDYGQAVVYRGTVPGARRVFDLDAHHSIEAGRVFPVCGNSWTMLADTRFAPHFDFIGDFQNHYGVFPGCGATTPFGQTRANTQSGAPGAACC encoded by the coding sequence ATGAACCTGGAAAATTCGCGCCGCTATTACGGCAAGGTGCTGGGCGGATCGGCGGACCTGCGCACCGATGCCTGCTGCACGTTCGAAACGCCGCCCGACGCGGTGCGCAACGCGCTCGCCAACGTGCACGAGGAGGTGAAGGCCCGCTATTACGGCTGCGGCCTGGTGGTGCCGCAACTGCTGGACGGATGCCGCGTGCTCGACCTGGGATCGGGCAGCGGGCAGGATGCCTACCTGCTGGCGCAACTCGTCGGGCCGGACGGTCACGTCACCGGTGTCGACGCCACCCCCGAACAGCTCGCCGTCGCCCGCGCCCATCTCGATTGGCACGCCGACCGCTTCGGCTACGCCAATGTCGATTTCGTCGAAGGCGATATCGAACGGCTGGACGAGCTGGGGCTCGAACCTGCGAGTTTCGATGTCATTGTCTCCAACTGCGTCATCAACCTCGTTGCCGACAAGCCGGCCGTCTTCGCGGCTGCCCATCGGTTGCTGAAGCCGGGCGGGGAACTGTATTTCTCGGACGTCTATGCCGACCGCCGCGTACCCGCGCATCTTCGGGACGATCCGGTGCTGCACGGGGAATGTCTTTCGGGCGCGCTCTACTGGGGCGATTTCGACCGGATCGCCAAGGCTGCCGGCTTCGCCGACCCGCGCCTAGTGACCGACCGGCCGCTCGCTATCGGGGACGCCGACGTGGCGGCGAAGCTTGGCAGTATCGCCTTCGTCTCCGCCACCTACCGGCTGTTCCGGCTCGGCGATCTGGAACCGCAGTGCGAGGATTACGGGCAGGCCGTCGTCTATCGCGGAACCGTCCCCGGCGCGCGGCGCGTGTTCGATCTGGACGCGCACCATTCCATAGAGGCGGGGCGGGTCTTCCCGGTCTGCGGGAATAGCTGGACAATGCTCGCCGACACGCGCTTTGCCCCGCATTTCGACTTCATCGGCGATTTTCAAAACCATTACGGCGTCTTTCCCGGTTGCGGCGCGACTACGCCCTTCGGACAGACGAGGGCGAACACGCAGTCGGGGGCGCCGGGCGCAGCCTGTTGCTGA
- a CDS encoding dihydrolipoyl dehydrogenase family protein, with amino-acid sequence MDYSHDVIVIGGGAAGLTAAGGCALFGLRVALIESGAMGGECLNTGCVPSKALIAAAARAAEARVEERAGVTIAAPDIDWRGVRAFVRRAIADIAPHDSQDRFEDMGCEVIREHARLTGPKTVEAGGRTLCAPRIVVATGSEPAVPPVEGLAQVPYLTNETLFDLDERPEHLVILGGGNVGMEMAQAFRRLGSDVTVIEANAIMGRDDRDSVAVLVAAMKAEGVAFVQGKVNRVSRQGGGVSVEVGGGTTLLARHLLVATGRRARTGGLGLEELGIAMGDNGIAVDARRRSSLKHIYAIGDCRDGPRLTHVSAYEGSNVALEIALGVPARVDWRALPWCTYTSPEVAQVGLTESEARKRYGDRVTVVREPFDDNERAIAEGRTRGHIKLMLKGKKVVGASICGERAGELLLPIGQLITGKASTFALGSAVVAYPTRAEILKAAAFSAWEPTVFGTCPRRWAGLVQKMRRAR; translated from the coding sequence ATGGACTATTCCCATGACGTTATCGTGATCGGCGGCGGCGCGGCGGGCCTGACCGCGGCGGGCGGGTGCGCGCTGTTCGGCCTGCGTGTGGCGCTGATCGAAAGCGGGGCGATGGGCGGGGAATGCCTCAATACCGGCTGCGTGCCGTCCAAGGCCCTGATCGCCGCAGCCGCCCGCGCGGCGGAGGCCCGCGTCGAGGAGCGGGCGGGCGTCACCATTGCCGCGCCCGACATCGACTGGCGGGGCGTGCGCGCCTTCGTCCGGCGCGCCATCGCCGACATCGCCCCGCATGACAGCCAGGACCGGTTTGAGGACATGGGCTGCGAGGTCATCCGCGAGCATGCGCGCCTGACCGGGCCGAAGACGGTCGAAGCCGGCGGACGCACACTGTGCGCGCCGCGCATCGTGGTCGCCACCGGCAGCGAGCCGGCGGTGCCGCCGGTCGAGGGGCTGGCGCAGGTGCCCTACCTGACGAACGAGACCCTGTTCGACCTGGACGAACGGCCCGAACACCTCGTGATCCTGGGCGGAGGCAATGTCGGCATGGAGATGGCGCAGGCCTTTCGCCGGCTGGGCAGCGACGTGACCGTGATCGAGGCGAACGCCATCATGGGCCGCGACGACCGCGATTCGGTCGCCGTCCTTGTCGCAGCGATGAAAGCCGAGGGCGTCGCCTTCGTGCAGGGCAAGGTGAACCGGGTATCGCGCCAGGGCGGCGGCGTGTCCGTGGAAGTCGGGGGCGGGACAACTCTCCTGGCGAGGCACCTGCTCGTCGCAACGGGTCGCCGGGCGCGGACCGGCGGGCTCGGGCTGGAGGAGCTCGGGATCGCGATGGGCGACAACGGCATTGCGGTCGATGCACGCCGCCGGTCCAGTCTGAAGCACATCTACGCCATCGGCGATTGCCGCGACGGACCCCGGCTGACGCACGTATCGGCGTACGAGGGATCGAACGTCGCGCTCGAGATCGCGCTGGGTGTTCCTGCCCGGGTCGACTGGCGCGCCCTGCCGTGGTGCACCTACACCTCTCCCGAGGTGGCGCAGGTTGGCCTGACCGAAAGCGAGGCGCGCAAGCGCTATGGCGACAGGGTGACGGTGGTGCGCGAACCCTTCGACGATAACGAGCGCGCGATTGCGGAAGGGCGCACGAGGGGCCACATCAAGCTGATGCTGAAGGGGAAAAAGGTCGTCGGTGCCAGCATTTGCGGAGAGCGGGCCGGCGAGTTGCTGCTGCCCATCGGTCAGCTTATCACCGGCAAGGCCAGCACGTTCGCGCTGGGAAGCGCGGTCGTCGCCTATCCGACGCGCGCCGAGATCCTGAAGGCCGCCGCGTTCAGCGCATGGGAGCCGACCGTCTTCGGCACCTGCCCCCGCCGCTGGGCCGGACTGGTGCAGAAAATGCGGCGGGCGCGCTGA
- a CDS encoding radical SAM protein, with protein sequence MANRSKARNKPAGASPFAVEGQRLGRAKFADPDVTADGSARASVSLRKLDTLWFATGTLCNLACANCYIESSPTNDALIYMEGRHVSHFLDEIEAEGRPLREIGFTGGEPFMNPDIVAMLEEGLERGYEVLVLTNAMKPMRRHEAALIDLRRRFGDRLTLRVSIDHHTRAVHEAERGPGTWEIMLDGLRWLSANGFSIAAAGRSVAGETAELARRAYGLLFAREGIAIDAADPSRLVLFPEMDADADVPEITTECWSILGKSPDAVMCSSSRMVVHRKGEPAPRVVACTLLPYDPQFDLGASVAEADREVPLNHPHCARFCVLGGASCSA encoded by the coding sequence ATGGCAAACCGATCGAAAGCTCGCAACAAGCCTGCCGGCGCTTCCCCTTTCGCGGTGGAAGGGCAGCGGCTGGGCCGCGCCAAGTTCGCCGATCCGGACGTGACCGCGGACGGTTCGGCGCGCGCCAGCGTCTCGCTGCGCAAACTCGACACGCTGTGGTTCGCCACCGGCACGCTGTGCAACCTCGCCTGCGCCAACTGCTATATCGAAAGCAGCCCGACCAACGACGCGCTGATCTACATGGAGGGCCGCCACGTCTCGCATTTCCTCGACGAGATCGAGGCCGAGGGCCGACCGTTGCGTGAAATCGGGTTCACCGGCGGCGAGCCGTTCATGAATCCCGACATCGTCGCGATGCTGGAGGAAGGGCTGGAGCGCGGATACGAGGTTCTCGTTCTCACCAACGCGATGAAACCGATGCGCCGTCACGAGGCCGCGCTGATCGATCTGCGCCGGCGGTTCGGCGACCGGCTGACCCTGCGCGTCTCCATCGATCACCATACCCGCGCCGTGCATGAGGCGGAGCGCGGACCGGGAACGTGGGAGATCATGCTGGACGGGCTGCGCTGGTTGTCGGCAAACGGCTTTTCGATCGCCGCTGCAGGGCGCAGCGTGGCGGGCGAAACCGCCGAGCTGGCGCGACGCGCCTACGGCCTGCTGTTCGCGCGCGAAGGCATCGCGATCGACGCCGCCGACCCGTCGCGCCTGGTCCTGTTTCCGGAAATGGACGCGGATGCCGACGTGCCGGAAATCACCACCGAGTGCTGGTCCATCCTGGGCAAGTCGCCGGACGCGGTGATGTGTTCCAGCAGCCGCATGGTCGTGCACCGCAAGGGCGAGCCGGCCCCGCGCGTCGTCGCCTGCACGCTTCTGCCCTACGATCCGCAGTTCGATCTGGGAGCCAGCGTCGCCGAGGCGGACCGCGAAGTGCCGCTCAACCATCCGCACTGCGCGCGCTTCTGCGTGCTCGGCGGGGCAAGTTGTTCGGCATGA
- a CDS encoding DUF2147 domain-containing protein: MTASRTLAPLAPLAAAAIALSPAAALAQTSIDGVYRDQDGYTEITVAPCGNARCGTIARIIRMKEGETNRDRHNDDPALRDRPITGIKVLKNLRWDDGAWRGQVYNPEDGGTYRAVVNPGDDGGLEVKGCVTLFCRTVDWPRAR, translated from the coding sequence ATGACTGCTTCCAGAACGCTCGCCCCTCTCGCTCCTCTCGCCGCGGCGGCCATCGCCCTGTCGCCTGCCGCCGCGCTCGCCCAGACCAGCATAGACGGCGTCTACCGCGACCAGGATGGCTATACCGAGATCACGGTGGCGCCGTGCGGCAACGCCCGCTGCGGCACGATCGCGCGGATCATCCGCATGAAGGAAGGCGAAACGAACCGCGATCGGCACAACGACGATCCGGCGCTCAGGGACCGCCCGATCACGGGCATCAAGGTGCTGAAGAACCTGCGCTGGGACGATGGCGCCTGGCGCGGCCAGGTCTATAATCCGGAAGATGGCGGCACCTACCGCGCCGTCGTCAATCCCGGCGACGATGGCGGGCTGGAGGTGAAGGGCTGCGTCACGCTGTTCTGCCGCACGGTCGACTGGCCGCGAGCTCGCTGA
- a CDS encoding LOG family protein — MEAGFADKSDPGTPQTRHPAYRLAFRDQDFLLREELRPVRFQLELLKPEMVLDEARVGSTLVMYGSARIPPPEAQEEALKQAEQLPEDEALVVRNLVAKSKYYAEAYRLSRMVSEKSIVEDGKRQFVICSGGGPSIMEAANRGASDAGAESIGLNIILPHEQAPNTYVTPYLSLNFHYFALRKMHFLLRARAVAAFPGGFGTFDELFELLTLVQTGKMKPIPILLYGKDFWNRVIDFEALAEEGTVSRRDLDLITWCETAEEGWQAIRDFYEIEDGNGEMQAGD, encoded by the coding sequence ATGGAGGCAGGGTTCGCCGACAAGTCGGACCCGGGCACGCCGCAGACGCGCCATCCGGCCTATCGCCTGGCGTTTCGCGACCAGGATTTCCTGCTGCGCGAGGAACTGCGTCCGGTCCGCTTCCAGCTCGAATTGCTGAAGCCCGAAATGGTGCTGGACGAGGCCCGCGTCGGGTCCACGCTGGTGATGTACGGTTCCGCCCGCATCCCCCCGCCCGAAGCGCAGGAGGAAGCGCTCAAGCAGGCCGAGCAGCTACCCGAGGACGAGGCGCTGGTGGTCCGCAACCTCGTCGCCAAGAGCAAGTACTACGCCGAAGCCTACCGTCTTTCGCGCATGGTCAGCGAGAAGAGCATCGTGGAGGACGGCAAGCGGCAATTCGTGATCTGTTCGGGCGGCGGGCCGTCGATCATGGAGGCCGCCAATCGCGGCGCCAGCGACGCGGGTGCCGAAAGCATCGGCCTCAACATCATCCTGCCCCACGAACAGGCACCCAATACCTACGTCACGCCCTATCTGTCGCTGAACTTCCACTATTTCGCCCTGCGCAAGATGCACTTCCTGCTGCGTGCCCGGGCGGTGGCGGCGTTCCCGGGCGGGTTCGGCACGTTCGACGAACTGTTCGAACTGCTGACCCTGGTGCAGACCGGCAAGATGAAACCCATTCCCATCCTGCTCTACGGCAAGGATTTCTGGAACCGTGTGATCGATTTCGAGGCTTTGGCCGAGGAAGGCACGGTCAGCCGCCGCGATCTCGATCTCATCACCTGGTGCGAAACGGCCGAGGAAGGATGGCAGGCGATCCGCGACTTCTACGAGATCGAGGACGGCAACGGCGAGATGCAGGCCGGCGACTGA
- a CDS encoding AI-2E family transporter → MDGSGSARINRGGFLLFAALVSAALLYTVWPFVWALFWAALAAIMFRPLVDAVRPVVGGENRATLLTLLIITFAVVVPAIVIGSIVVRQATQVYVLLRDGGGIDAAGWFDRAHAFLPEQARVALDRSGYGDYAVIEARLSEFLRDSLGLIARRAVDIGGNVFAFVLTFIVGFYTSYFLLRDAPRLGRAIRDALPLDPAASMRLCDSFLSVVRATIKGSVVVGVVQGFLGAITFWIVDLPSVALFGVLMAILSLVPALGPAIVWIPAAAYLLLSGAVWQGLVVIASGVLVIGMADNILRPILVGRDTGLPDWVVLVTTLGGIAMFGLSGIVIGPVVAALFLVSVSILGEMRGIASGEAVREGDFKAAEEGASAEAATVEPGPETT, encoded by the coding sequence ATGGACGGGTCGGGCTCAGCGCGCATCAACCGGGGCGGCTTCCTGCTGTTCGCCGCGCTCGTCTCGGCAGCGCTGCTCTATACCGTATGGCCGTTCGTCTGGGCGCTGTTCTGGGCGGCGCTGGCGGCTATCATGTTCCGCCCGCTGGTCGATGCGGTGCGCCCCGTCGTGGGCGGAGAGAACCGCGCGACCCTGCTCACGCTCCTCATCATCACCTTTGCCGTGGTCGTGCCGGCGATCGTGATCGGATCCATCGTCGTGAGGCAGGCGACGCAGGTCTATGTGCTGCTGCGCGATGGCGGAGGGATCGACGCCGCCGGCTGGTTCGACCGCGCGCACGCCTTCCTGCCCGAACAGGCGCGTGTCGCGCTCGACCGGTCGGGCTATGGCGACTACGCCGTAATCGAGGCGCGCCTATCGGAATTCCTGCGCGATTCGCTGGGTCTGATCGCCCGCAGGGCGGTCGATATCGGCGGTAATGTCTTCGCCTTCGTGCTGACCTTCATCGTGGGGTTTTACACCAGCTATTTCCTGCTTCGCGACGCGCCGCGCCTCGGCCGCGCGATCCGGGATGCGCTGCCACTCGACCCCGCCGCCTCGATGCGGCTGTGCGACAGCTTTCTTTCCGTCGTGCGCGCGACGATCAAGGGGTCGGTGGTGGTGGGCGTGGTGCAGGGGTTTCTTGGCGCGATCACCTTCTGGATCGTCGACCTGCCGTCGGTCGCGCTGTTCGGCGTCCTCATGGCGATCCTCTCGCTGGTTCCCGCTCTGGGTCCGGCGATCGTCTGGATACCCGCCGCGGCCTACCTGCTGCTGAGCGGAGCGGTATGGCAGGGACTGGTGGTCATCGCCTCGGGTGTTCTGGTGATCGGCATGGCCGACAACATCCTGCGTCCGATTCTGGTGGGCCGCGATACCGGCCTGCCCGACTGGGTCGTGCTCGTCACCACGCTGGGCGGCATCGCCATGTTCGGCCTGTCGGGAATCGTCATAGGCCCGGTGGTGGCGGCGCTGTTCCTCGTCAGCGTGTCGATCCTGGGAGAAATGCGCGGAATCGCCTCCGGCGAAGCCGTGCGCGAAGGCGATTTCAAAGCGGCGGAGGAAGGCGCGTCAGCGGAAGCCGCGACGGTCGAGCCAGGTCCGGAAACGACCTAG
- the thiD gene encoding bifunctional hydroxymethylpyrimidine kinase/phosphomethylpyrimidine kinase, which translates to MTSRPPRILAIAGSDSSGGAGVQADIKTITMLGGYAMTAITALTAQNTHGVRGVAPCSPDFVAAQIDACVEDIGVEAVKIGMLGSADIAEVVADRLEDCGAPIVFDPVMVATSGAVLADAATVEVFEWLMELGTLTTPNVPELAALGGPSAMVARGVAYLAKGGDADGPMVEDRLVRPGMPDEVWSDARIVTRHTHGTGCTLSSAIAFHLARGLPLDKAVGAARTFVREAMKRAPGFGGGNGPLGHQAVR; encoded by the coding sequence ATGACGAGCCGCCCGCCCCGCATCCTTGCCATAGCCGGGTCCGATTCATCGGGCGGCGCGGGCGTTCAGGCGGACATCAAGACGATCACCATGCTGGGTGGCTACGCGATGACCGCGATCACCGCCCTGACAGCCCAGAATACGCACGGCGTGCGCGGCGTGGCGCCGTGCTCGCCCGATTTCGTCGCCGCCCAGATCGATGCCTGCGTGGAAGATATCGGCGTCGAGGCCGTGAAGATCGGCATGCTGGGAAGCGCTGATATCGCGGAAGTCGTGGCCGACAGGCTGGAGGATTGCGGCGCTCCGATCGTGTTCGACCCAGTCATGGTCGCCACCAGCGGAGCGGTGCTGGCCGATGCGGCCACCGTGGAGGTGTTCGAATGGCTGATGGAACTCGGCACGCTGACCACGCCCAACGTGCCCGAACTGGCGGCGCTGGGCGGTCCGTCCGCGATGGTTGCGCGCGGCGTTGCCTATCTCGCCAAGGGCGGCGATGCCGACGGACCGATGGTCGAGGACAGACTCGTGCGCCCCGGAATGCCCGACGAGGTGTGGTCCGATGCCCGCATCGTCACGCGCCATACGCATGGCACCGGCTGTACCTTGTCGAGCGCGATTGCCTTCCACCTCGCCCGTGGTCTGCCACTGGACAAGGCCGTCGGCGCGGCGCGGACCTTCGTGCGCGAGGCGATGAAGCGTGCGCCGGGCTTTGGCGGCGGCAACGGGCCGCTCGGCCATCAGGCGGTGCGCTAG
- the glmM gene encoding phosphoglucosamine mutase, with protein sequence MGRTYFGTDGIRGRANAGKLNADTAMRVGQAAGTHFLRGEHKHRVVIGKDTRLSGYMMENALVAGFTSVGMDVIMTGPLPTPAVALLTREMRADIGVMISASHNAYADNGIKLFGPDGFKLSDEDEERIEARMAQSQKLAEGDAIGRARRIEDARGRYIHAVKQSLPPDCRLDGLKIVVDCAHGAAYNVTPTAIWELGAEVVAMGVAPDGLNINDGVGSTSLAAVQARVVEESADLGIALDGDADRLIVIDEKGRPVDGDQIMALIGSRWAKDGRLTGGGVVATVMSNLGLERFLKGEGLDLVRTKVGDRYVLEAMKSGGYNVGGEQSGHMILLDHATTGDGTVAALQVLAALVRTGRPASEMLHLFDPVPQLLKNVRYDGGDPLETDGVQDAIASAKGELGANGRLVIRKSGTEPLIRVMAEGDDEAEVERVVDHVCDAVRAAV encoded by the coding sequence ATGGGACGCACCTATTTCGGCACGGACGGCATTCGCGGCCGCGCCAACGCCGGCAAGCTCAACGCCGATACCGCGATGCGCGTCGGGCAGGCGGCGGGCACGCATTTCCTGCGCGGCGAGCACAAGCATCGGGTCGTCATCGGCAAGGATACGCGCCTGTCCGGCTACATGATGGAAAATGCGCTGGTCGCCGGCTTCACCAGCGTGGGCATGGACGTCATCATGACCGGCCCGCTCCCCACCCCCGCCGTCGCCCTGCTGACGCGCGAGATGCGTGCCGATATCGGGGTCATGATCTCCGCCAGCCACAACGCCTATGCCGACAACGGCATCAAGCTGTTCGGTCCCGACGGCTTCAAGCTGTCCGACGAGGACGAGGAGCGGATCGAGGCGCGGATGGCGCAAAGCCAGAAGCTGGCCGAGGGCGATGCCATCGGCCGCGCCAGGCGGATCGAGGACGCGCGCGGTCGCTACATCCACGCGGTCAAGCAATCGCTACCGCCCGATTGCCGGCTCGACGGACTAAAGATCGTCGTCGATTGCGCACACGGCGCTGCCTACAACGTCACCCCGACCGCGATCTGGGAACTTGGCGCGGAAGTCGTGGCGATGGGCGTCGCGCCGGACGGGCTCAACATCAATGACGGCGTCGGCTCCACCTCGCTCGCCGCCGTGCAGGCCCGCGTGGTCGAGGAAAGCGCCGATCTCGGGATCGCGCTCGACGGAGATGCCGACCGGCTCATCGTCATCGACGAGAAGGGGCGGCCAGTCGACGGCGACCAGATCATGGCCCTGATCGGCAGCCGCTGGGCGAAGGACGGACGGCTGACGGGGGGCGGCGTGGTCGCCACGGTCATGTCCAATCTCGGCCTGGAACGCTTCCTGAAGGGCGAGGGGCTGGACCTCGTGCGAACCAAGGTCGGCGACCGCTACGTGCTCGAAGCAATGAAATCGGGCGGCTACAATGTCGGCGGGGAGCAGTCGGGTCACATGATCCTGCTCGATCACGCGACGACCGGCGATGGCACGGTCGCCGCGTTGCAGGTGCTCGCCGCGCTGGTGCGGACCGGCCGCCCGGCAAGCGAGATGCTGCACCTGTTCGACCCGGTGCCGCAACTGCTCAAGAACGTTCGCTACGACGGGGGCGACCCGCTGGAAACGGACGGCGTGCAGGACGCCATCGCTTCGGCCAAGGGGGAGCTTGGTGCGAACGGTCGCCTGGTCATCCGCAAGTCCGGCACCGAGCCGCTGATCCGTGTCATGGCGGAAGGTGACGACGAGGCCGAGGTGGAGCGCGTGGTCGATCACGTCTGCGACGCGGTGCGGGCGGCGGTCTGA
- a CDS encoding superoxide dismutase — protein sequence MAFKLTPLPFDKEALAPAISAETFSYHHGKHHQAYIDKTNKAIEGTDHEGKALVEVISAARGSDQGLFNNSAQSWNHGFYWHSLTPKTNGPSGDLASKIDEAFGSLDDLKSKLKEKGAGHFASGWVWLAEKDGKLAIMETHDGDTLADQDANPLLTIDLWEHAYYLDHQNARPSYLDAVLDDHINWEFAADNLARGNTWSYPS from the coding sequence ATGGCATTCAAGCTGACCCCGCTGCCGTTCGACAAGGAAGCGCTGGCTCCGGCGATCTCCGCCGAGACGTTCAGCTATCACCACGGCAAGCACCACCAGGCCTATATCGACAAGACCAACAAGGCGATCGAAGGGACCGATCACGAAGGCAAGGCGCTGGTCGAGGTCATTTCCGCTGCCCGGGGCAGCGACCAGGGATTGTTCAATAACTCGGCGCAGAGCTGGAACCACGGTTTCTACTGGCATTCGCTGACCCCCAAGACCAACGGACCGAGCGGCGACCTCGCGAGCAAGATCGACGAGGCCTTCGGTTCGCTCGACGATCTCAAGTCCAAGCTGAAGGAGAAGGGCGCGGGCCATTTTGCCAGCGGCTGGGTCTGGCTGGCGGAAAAGGACGGCAAGCTGGCGATCATGGAAACCCATGACGGCGATACGCTGGCGGACCAAGACGCCAACCCGCTGCTCACCATCGATCTATGGGAGCACGCCTACTACCTCGATCACCAGAACGCGCGGCCGAGCTATCTCGACGCGGTGCTCGATGACCATATCAACTGGGAATTCGCGGCGGACAACCTCGCCCGCGGCAATACCTGGTCGTACCCCTCCTGA
- a CDS encoding AI-2E family transporter: MIGSDAAAGNDRTEDRPATASAEPPAGAGTPGLLRHRRLTFAAQEVRLISSLVVLIAIGLFLALPFVLSIGSVVFLPLVAALILTIILSPLADKLAIWGVPNYLSSLLSLLVFLGIVALALTAVFSPAAVLLDRVPAMVEQVGRHFAALQDNFDWVADINDQIVDLAGTDEGQQVVIASPSMLEQVAFATPTVLLETLLTFLMAFFMIEARIRLRRRLLLDRQQVGASLKAARAIREVQDRVAAYILTVALINVGVGVVVAVAAWAMGMDAPIMWGGLATLLNFVPYVGPIAMIALLGLFGLGTSASPFVGMIPAAAYLSLHTIEANVITPSILGARFTMNPVLILLALTYFGWIWGVAGALLSVPILLTLTALIDHLGRPNLIGFIFGEPLFASDPLSSEPEP, from the coding sequence GTGATCGGTTCCGACGCCGCCGCCGGCAATGATCGCACCGAAGACCGACCGGCCACGGCATCGGCCGAACCGCCTGCCGGCGCCGGCACACCCGGTCTTCTCCGGCACCGGCGCCTGACCTTCGCGGCGCAGGAGGTGCGGCTCATCTCCTCGCTCGTGGTGCTGATCGCGATCGGCCTGTTTCTTGCCCTGCCCTTCGTCCTGTCCATCGGCTCGGTGGTGTTCCTGCCGCTGGTCGCGGCGCTGATCCTCACGATCATCCTCTCGCCGCTCGCGGACAAGCTGGCCATCTGGGGGGTGCCCAACTACCTGTCCTCGCTGCTGTCGCTGCTGGTGTTCCTCGGTATCGTCGCGCTTGCTCTGACGGCTGTCTTCAGCCCCGCCGCCGTCCTCCTCGATAGGGTTCCGGCCATGGTCGAACAGGTCGGGCGGCACTTCGCCGCCCTCCAGGACAATTTCGACTGGGTCGCCGACATCAACGACCAGATCGTCGACCTGGCCGGCACTGACGAGGGGCAGCAGGTGGTCATCGCCTCGCCCTCGATGCTCGAACAGGTCGCCTTCGCCACGCCGACCGTCCTGCTCGAGACGCTGCTGACCTTCCTCATGGCGTTCTTCATGATCGAGGCCCGCATCCGCCTTCGCCGGCGCCTGCTGCTCGACCGGCAGCAGGTGGGGGCGAGCCTGAAGGCCGCCCGCGCCATTCGCGAGGTGCAGGACCGGGTGGCCGCCTACATCCTCACCGTCGCGCTGATCAATGTCGGTGTCGGCGTGGTGGTGGCCGTCGCGGCATGGGCGATGGGCATGGATGCGCCGATCATGTGGGGCGGCCTTGCCACCCTCTTGAATTTCGTGCCCTATGTCGGCCCCATTGCGATGATCGCGCTGCTCGGCCTGTTCGGGCTGGGTACGTCGGCATCACCCTTTGTCGGCATGATCCCGGCGGCGGCCTATCTGAGCCTGCACACGATCGAGGCGAACGTCATCACGCCGTCCATTCTTGGCGCGCGCTTCACCATGAACCCGGTGCTGATCCTGCTGGCGCTTACCTATTTCGGCTGGATATGGGGGGTGGCCGGCGCGCTGCTGTCGGTCCCGATCCTGCTGACGCTGACCGCGCTGATCGACCATCTCGGTCGTCCCAACCTCATCGGCTTCATCTTCGGCGAACCCCTGTTCGCCAGCGATCCGCTGTCGAGCGAACCCGAACCCTGA
- a CDS encoding sigma-70 family RNA polymerase sigma factor codes for MSQAKEKRELPKRSADDKRAFKRELTEVVPHLRAFARGLCGRPDMADDLVQETLLKAWAAQERFEPGTSMRAWTFVILRNAYLTDMRRNRFRGEYDETVAERILTAPAGQEEPLHLSDLHRALLTLPPERREALLLVGAGGFSYEEAANICGCAVGTIKSRVGRARAALSSMIQDGDIPDRKIDDPTAHRAILEELDEVAAGRGEAAATK; via the coding sequence ATGAGTCAGGCAAAGGAAAAGCGCGAACTGCCCAAGCGCAGTGCGGACGACAAGCGCGCCTTCAAGCGGGAACTGACCGAGGTCGTCCCGCACCTGCGCGCGTTCGCCCGCGGTCTGTGCGGTCGTCCCGACATGGCGGACGATCTGGTGCAGGAGACGCTGCTCAAGGCCTGGGCGGCGCAGGAGCGGTTCGAACCGGGCACGTCCATGCGCGCCTGGACCTTCGTCATCCTTCGCAACGCCTATCTCACCGACATGCGTCGCAACCGCTTCCGCGGCGAATATGACGAGACTGTCGCCGAGCGCATTCTGACCGCGCCCGCCGGGCAGGAGGAACCGCTGCACCTGTCGGATTTGCACCGCGCCTTGCTGACCCTGCCGCCGGAGCGGCGCGAGGCGCTGTTGCTGGTCGGCGCGGGCGGCTTCTCCTACGAGGAAGCGGCCAACATCTGCGGTTGCGCCGTCGGCACGATCAAGAGCCGGGTGGGCCGCGCCCGTGCCGCCCTGTCCAGCATGATCCAGGATGGCGACATCCCCGACCGCAAGATCGACGATCCCACCGCCCACCGCGCCATCCTTGAAGAACTGGACGAGGTGGCCGCCGGCCGGGGCGAAGCCGCGGCGACGAAGTGA